The following is a genomic window from Daphnia magna isolate NIES linkage group LG4, ASM2063170v1.1, whole genome shotgun sequence.
TGATTACGAATGCAAAGACAAAAAGTCTATTTCGATGGAAGTTTGTTGATTcgaatgaaaatcaaatcatcGCAATGTCACAACCAAAAAAACCCGTACatacacacaacaaaaaaaggaatcgGTGCTGTGGCAAGACAAACTCAAGAGTCTCATTCAAGATCCGGCTCACCGAGGGGAACACGTGACCGAGACTTGGGCGGCCCTCTTGGAGACGAAAGAGAGTCGCATCGCCATCATGGAGAGAGATATCAGCCTGTTGGAAAAAGAGCTGcttcaacagcagcagctAATGCAACAGCAGCGCGACCACTGGGTGCGTTCAATCGAACAATCCAATCCGAGCACTCCGGTTCCGCGCACGGCCACTCCGTCCCAACAGGCGGCCGTTGCAGCTGCCCAACTCTACCGTAACAGTCCCGTTAATAACGGTCAAACAGCTCAGCACAAAGACGCGGTaagtcttcttcttttttttatttattgccttccattttttgttttgtttttctagttAGGGTAGTCGCCAATTACATCGTAAAGACGTAGTAAAAAGGCTATCCAGTAAGAATGGAGGTAAGTCTTTTTTAAAACCAGTTTATCCCCATGGACGTGATGATGAGGTGCCTCAAGTGactcatgaaaaaaaaaaaaaaatgagtagCCTCTTTTACTTTATTAGATTTGTTTcgtacttttttgtttttaatttgccCTCTTCTTTTTGATTAAACTATTTGTGTTGCCGCGTTACCAACTTTGATTGCCTGTTGGAATGAAACGCCCCCACCGGTttcatggtttttttttttctatttatggTTGGCGGAGGCACACGCAGCAtgtttttattaaaataagcTTATCAGAACGAATGAATGGTGAAGCCATCCAAGCCGATAGCTTTTCGGAATGAAAGCGACACCTGAAATTTATTGCcaatcccccccttttttttttttaatatcatCAATATTTTTCATAGCACAAAATGGATGtctttgctttttcttttgaaactatataatttttttctagttaTGAAACCTTATCATAGAGAAATGGGTAGGGAAGGCAAAGTCTTGAATCTTGACCGAGGATTCATTTTTCATATTCCCCCTTTTAAGTTTGTAATtatccaacaaaaaaaaaaaaaaaaaaagaagattgaaAACATTTCACCCAAGATTTGCAACTCAAAATGGTTTTCTAATGGACCATTCACGAACATTATGCAAAATCGCAAATAATAGGGAAATGTTTTCCTTCCAAAACGTTACCGTTGCTTTCACAAAACTCGTACTTATCGACCAAACAAACACTCCCTCTCACTATCTATGCAACCCAACCCGTGAATGTTCGAAAACAATGGCCGACGTCGTACATATTCAGATTGAAGAGCTGCGGATGGAAATTGGTAAACGGGACCAAGAACTGCTGGCAATGGGGGCCAAAATGAAGACGCTCGAGGAACAACATCAAGATTACCAGCGTCATATAGCCGTCTTGAAGGAGAGTCTTTGCGCCAAGGAGGAGCACTACAACATGCTCCAGACAGACGTACGTCATTTTGcgtctttccattttttcaagaatattCGAATGGGCGTTGATTTAAACTTCGTCCCGCCATTTGTTTCTGCGTATCCCAGGTGGAAGAATTGAGACAGCGACACGAAGAAAAGAATCGGATCATTGAGAAAAAGACTCAAATTGCTCTGCAAGCCACTCAGGAGCGTAACCGATTCACGGCTGAAGTGAACGAAATGCGACGATCACCTGGACATCCGTGATCGCAAGATCAACGTTCTCCAACGCAAGGTAACGACTTCAAACATTAACCTTATTACAGTAAGGGGGGGCTACTGTATAAAAACACACATTAAATGACACATTGTGAACTGGACCGATTGTCTTTTGTCAAACGATCTTGTCAAACCCCCGCCATCAATTTTCAAACGTCGAGACCCGTGTGGGTCGCATTTAATGAATTGCTATTCTTGTTGTATGTGCTTCTAATTTGCTTTAACGAACCTCATCAACGTGGGGTGGCCGTCCCGTTTGTGTCTGTTGTCCATTGTCCGGAATTAGATCGAGAATCTCGAGGATCTGCTGAAAGAAAAGGACAACCAAGTGGACATGGCCCGTGCCCGCATGACGGTGAGTGTTGCGTGTTCACGTCAGTCCCCGTCTGTGATCTCCGATATTTACTTTGGCCGCGTTCGATTGACAATTTGTGTTATAAGGCAATGCAGGCGCATCATTGTTCGTCGGAGGGCGCCGTTTCATCACTGGAGGAGGCCATCGGCGACAAAGAGAAGCAGATTACGCAATTGAGAGAACAAAGGGACCGAGCCGAACAGGAAAAACACGAAGAGAGGGATCTTCACGAGCGTGAAATTGCCGAGTACAAGATGAAATTGCACACGCTGGAGAGCGAAGTGGAGAAACTCGGCGTGCGGCTCGATAGAGCTCTGGCCGAGAAAGATAAATTGGAAGCCAAACTGGAGAGTTCACAGTCGGAGTTGGGCAAGTCCAAAGCCGAACTCGATCGAGTCCAGGGCGACGCTGGTAAGAGCTCTGTCGAATGGGAATCGGCCAAACAGCGAATCTCGCGTTATGAAATGGAAAACGAACGGCTCAAATCGGAGAACGAACGCCTCCGCCACGATCTCGATCGTTCCACATCCACATTCGGCCGTACACAGTTGAACGTCACCCAAGAAGCCGAGAGGATCCAAGAAAAGCTGGACAAGACTCAGGTATAACGTTCAAGGCTTTCAAGGATTATAATCGAATTATTCTATGTTGTACAATACCAGGCGGAGTTGAGACGAGCGCTGGCCGAGCTGCGAATGAACCAGTCCGAATGGGAAAGGAGCCGAGCGGAAGCGGAACAGCTGCAAGAGAAGGTTGAGAAATCACAGGGTGAAATTTATCGCCTCAAAGCCAAACTGGAGAATGCCcaatcagaaaaagaaaaccttcaGGTGAGTGTGCCACTCTTCATTTGCTCTCACTCTAGGCTATTTATTTCTAAATGGATTGGCTTTCATCAGTGAACGTGTGCAATCTAAGGCACTCTACTGTAAAACTAGAATAGCCTATTTGAATTCAAAGAGTCGCTCCCCACCCTCAGGAAGAAAGAGAGCCAGCCAGATGTAGAATGGCGAAAAGGAAATGAGTTCTTCGCTTGATGCTTTTGGCCACCGGCCGGAAGCATATCCGCCAACACAGCTGACGAAAGTAAAGCATTTCTTTTCGCTTTGGAGGCGCTAGCGGCGCATATAAAAGGTTGTTGGAGATTTAGGAAAAAATGATTGAGTCTGCTCGTACGAGAGAGACGCGTAGACGCTAATGGAAGCGAGAAACGGAAGGAGAGCAAAGGGGACGGAAAATAGGAAAGGCATAATTCAATTCCGAACGGCTAGAGTGATGGCTGCGGCGGGATGCTTTCTGTTCGTGGCAAGTGGTAATGGCAAAAGGTTAACTCTATTGTCTTTCCGATGAGCAACCTAAAGCGAGAACTctcctgctgctggtggccTTCTGTCTGCGACAGGGCCAGCAGTCACCTCCTCCCCCGAAAAATCGATTTGTTTGGCATTATGAAAAAACACAGACgcgggcctttttttttctctctctctctctctctcagttCATTATGATCGGATGATTGTCTTGGTGGACAATAATCAAAGCAATAATACAGTCTGGAACATATTTTCTTGGTATAATTAAATCAATTATTTcccaaaatatatatatatttttttgttctcgttTGTCGACAGGAGGAGTACGAAAGATGTCAAGGCAGCGTGTCACGGCTGCACGCCGAGCGTGATAAGGCTGTCTCCGATGTGGAGAAAGTTCGCGAAGAGCTGGAACGTTGTCAGAGCACGCTGGGCAAATTGCAGCTGCAACAGGAGAAAACGCAGCAAAGTTACGACAAGGCGCAAAACGATGTCGATCGACTCCAAGAGCGTCTCGACAAGGCCTTAGCTGAATCTCGCAAAGTAAATCTCAGCTCCACATTTCCTTCATTTATCCTGCCTTCCTTTTTATCGATTATTGGCTAACTCGATGAAGAAGAAGTCCATCATTCAATCCTCCCATCTTATTATgagatttttttgttctcttcctgtctggcctttttttttgtaatttgaTATCCATACTATTGATCTAGTTCCAGAGCGAGAAAGAAAAGTACGTCTACGACTTTGACAACATGCAGGCCCAGTTGGACAAATCAGCGGGCCAGTTGTCTCGCGTCCAAAAGGAGAAGGAGAATATCCAACAAGAAATGGAACGCCTTCGGGACAAACACGACAAAAACCAGGCAAGCTGAAAACATATACAAGCACGGCccgtccaaaaaaaaaaaaaatacgaaatcaATCACCGATTGGACGTCCATTCCGTTGGTTTCtcacgcgtttttttttttcttcttattcattttgtgtttgctttctttgaataaaaaaaaaacaggcgtTGACGATGCGATTACAAAAGGAACGCGATGTCGTCAGTCAGGAAGCGGCATCGCTGAGAGAGAAGCTGGAACTGGTCCAATCTCAGGTCGCCAAGGCAACGCGAGATCGCGAGCTCCTTCTCAGCGAGACCGAATCCAGTCGCGAACGTTTCGATAAAGTGAATCAGAATCTCCTGAAAGTGCAGGTTCGTTAATTGATTTATAAATCATCTGGCTCGTTATTGATTGTCCGGCGCAATTCGCCGTACAGCACTTAAGAGTCGTGATTCATTTAGTGTGTCTAACCCACCCGAAAGTCCACGATCCACTCTTAAGAACTTTAACCATGTTGAGATCAAAAGCTCTATTATGGCcattattgattttttgtttcattgatTTGTCTTCCTAATTGCGTATTTCTCCTAACCCATCGTGTAGACGGAGAGGGATGATTTTGCGGCGGAATTGAGCCTGTTGCGCGACAGGCTGGAAAAATCGCAGGCGAACGCAAACAAAGCGATGGAGGAACGCGAAAATACCGCCAAGGAAATGGAGCGGCTACTGGAGAAGTCGGACAGGAGCCAAGGCGAAGTCTACCGATTGCAGGGTAAACTGGACACGGCCCTGGCCGAACAGGAAAGACTACGCAGCGAGAGCGATAAGTGCCAGCTCTTGGCATCCAGAGCTCGCGAAGATTTCCGCAAAGCGCATGAAGAATTGCAAGACGTCAAGGAAAGCCTAGACAGGGCGTTGCTGCAACTCTCCAAATCTAAAGAGCACGAAGAGAAACTAAAAGAGGAGCTTGAAAAACATTCGGTCGACGTAGAGATGCTGCGCGAGAGACAGGAGAAGAGCCAAAGCGAATACAGACGAGTCTACAGTGAAAAGGAGAAACTGGAAAGCGAATTAGCCCGCGTTCAATTTGAACTGGAAAGGACATCCTCGCAGCATTCGAAGGCTCACGCTAcgctggagaagacgcaggaAGACTTTGCGCGTAAGCAGGTCGAGCTCGAAATGATTTCCGAGAAATACGACAGGATGCAGGTGGAGCTGCGCCGTGTCCAGTCCGAATGCGATCGCTATCGGACCGAGTGCGAAACACAAAAGGAAGAAGTCGATCGGTTCGCTGCGCGTATCGGAAAATATCAGGATCAACAAGAGCGCACTAAAGAAGAACAGGACAAATTGGCCATCGAAGCCGAACGCTACAAAGACCGATTGGCCCGCGCGCAATCGGACATGGAGAAACTGCAGTCGCACAAAGAGAGGACCGACCAGGAAAATGCCCGGCTTAAAGTCGAACTCGAACGGCAGGCGGAGAATGTCAAACAAACGGCCATGGTATCGCGCAGTCAAGCGGCAGCGGAAAACGCGGCCGAGTTAGTCCGCGTCCAATCGGAATTGAGCAGATCGCAGAACGAAGTCCAGCGATTGCAATCGGAATTGGCCAGGGCGCAGACCGAGGTCGAACGCCATCGTGACAAATACGAAACTGGCCAGCAGGAGATCCAGCGATTGCGTTTGACTTGCGAAAAGAGCGACAAGGAGCTGGCCAGGGTTACCCAGGACATGGAACGGCGGATCGCCCTAATGACCAAGACAAGCAGCGACCAGGATCGTTGCCAGATGGAAATGGACCGTCTACGAATTGAAATTGAGAAAGTCAAAGACAAATACGACCGGGCTCAGGCCGAGGTGGCACGATTAGCGCTAAAGCTGGAACAGGAAGAACGGGATAAGGAGAAACTCAGGATACAAGTGGCTCAATTGGAATCGCAGAAAGAACGAGCCCTGGGCACTGGGCAGAAGCAGTGCGAAGAGCTAACGGAACGAAATCAAAAGTTGCAGTTGGAGTGCGAACGACTTGGACAAGAGAAGGAACGTGCCAATGTCCAGGTGCAGCGACTCAATCTAGAGTTGGAGAAACATTTCAGCAAGTTCCAGGAAAACAGCCAAGCTTCCAAGAAAGAACTAGATCGGCTGGTAGATGAGCGAGAGAAGCTGGCCCGCGAAATCCAGACGACCAAAACTGAGAACGAACGGCTGCGTGACGAACTGCACAGACTCCAACGTTCCCTCGAGTCCAGTCAAGGCGCCAAAGAGGAGTCGACCAAATTACAGAGGATGATCGATACGATGCAGAACGAGCTGGGCCGTCTCAATGCCGAACGGGAAAAACTTTCGGCCAATATGTCACAGAAGGACAAGCAATGGGAGAAAATGGAGAAGCAATTAGTGAAATTAGAAGCCGAGTTGAAGAAGGTATCAACAGAACGAGACCAGGTGATTGCCCAACTGGAGAAATCGCAGGAGATGTTGGTCACGTTCCAGCACGAACTGCAACAATCCGATCAAGGGTTGGAGAGGACCAAGCAGGAGAACGAACGGCTCAAGAGGGAACAAGAGCGCATTCTCCGTGATGTTGAACAAGGATCGCGCGACGTGGCACAagctaaagaaaaagagttcCAGCGTCTGCAGAATCACGTCCAGCAGCAAGAAAAAGAGCTGGCCAAGAGCCAGCAAGAGATGGCCAGAGATCGACAGCGAGCCGAAAAGGCTGAACGTGATTTGGCAAACGCTCAGCGACTGTTGCAAGAACGAGCCGGTCAACTGGAAGGGGCAGCGTCACAGGCCGGCCAGGCAGTTGagatggaaaggaaaagagCCGAACGGGCTGAGCAAGTCGCAAGAGAACTACAAGAAAGTCTGACGCAGCAGAAGAAGCTATCggagcagcaacaacaacatctggCTCAGCTTCAACAGCAAATAggtcagcagcaacaacaactggcggcacaacaacaacaactggcCCAGCAGCAACAATATTTGCAAAAAGCAGCAGGCGAACAAGGTGCTAAGAGCGAAACGATGGCCGCTGCCACGGCTGAGGTGCAAAAATTACGCAAAGAGCTGAGCGCCGTCCAGCAAGAGGCTGCAAAAGCTTcagccgaaaaagaaaaagctgcAGCACAAGTGGTTAAGATCCAGCAAGAATTGAAAAGCGCTGGAGTCGAACGAGAGCGGCTTCAATCACAACTGGAAATGCTCGTCAATGAGTTAAGCAACCGACAGGTAGAGAGCACACAACGAATCACCTCCGGATCTGTTTTTCTCCGTTTctgtttattattttatttttttttaaatttagattTATGTTGTTTTGCACATTTTTCTATCCCATTCTTGTATGTTTGGGAAATTCAGTTGATTTTTATTGTGAGCCTATTCTGTTTTATTCGCGTTCTcctttgttgttttcatttgttattcGATGTTCTTTGGGCATTTTTAGTTTGATTATGTTGATATCCGTGTGCATTTATTTTGCTGTTTAAAGAGGATACGATGAGAATTTCATTTTAACGACGGTTGGATCGTCTTTTGATTTAGTTGGAATTACAAGAAGCCACAACGACGCGCAGTGACGGTGAGGAGACGACCAAATTAAGGCGGCAGGTCGAAGAGCAGCGGAAGCAACTGGAAGAACTGCGGAGGTCAAGTGAGCAGCGAGCCAAACAGATCGAGGAGCGCCAAAAGGCACTGGAAGAAGCTGAACGTCAAGCTAAGAAGAGGAAAGAAGCTCTTGATCAGTTGGACGAGAGGctcaaacaacagcaaaaGGGTGGCCCGGCAGCAGCCGGAGCTTCCGGCAAACAGTTGGCCGAGAAGGATTCCGAAATCAAGCAGCTCAAGGAGGACAGCCAGCGAGCACAGAGCGAGACGGAACGGCTCCTCCAATTGATGCAAATGACGCAAGAGGAACAGTTCGCCAAAGACAAAACTATTATGGAATTACAGGAGTATGGGCATTCATCATTACTAGCCattcaaaaatgtttcatttcatTATGTCATTTTGTTTGGCTTTAATCAGGGCATTAAGAGTGGAACGATCGAAGCGTGCGCAATCGAATGCGGCGGATGAGCGAAGCGCAAACCAAGATCCGCGAGGCCAGAACCGATCACAGGTTAGGCCTTTTTGTTGTTAGGCCTTGGCTTTACATGCATATCATCTTTATTCATTTTCAACAACTATAACTAACCAACAACAAAACTTTGAATGGTTAACTAACTAACACCCACTCTTACAGCCCGGCGCCTCCGTTCCGGGGGTGCAAGCCTTAACCAACGCTGGCGGATTCTTAAAAAGCCTcttttaaacaacaacaaagcgacacatattttatttttttttacaacttcTCATTTGCCTtataatttcttttcattcatttctttttttttttctattatgcATCACATTATCATTATTGCCTGCGCTTTGGTTGCGTGCACGGTTTCGGTTTGTTCCATTCATTTTTGTTCAGTTTCATCATTCGTATTCTGAAATGACATCGAGCCAGACGACAGAAGAGAGTGGCCAAGAGGGAGAGAATCCGCCGAATGATTCGTTACCGAAGCGTACGGATTATCTGCCTGAAAAGAGGGATGAACTCGCAACCGTCGTTCAACAGCTGGAGGAAGTGATCCGCATCAAAGAACTCTGTATCGATCGGCTAACGAAAGAGCTGAATGACGCCAGAGACCAATCCGCTTTGCTGGAAGGCCAGAGTGCCAAAAGCCTAGATCTGAAAGAAGACCGGATCGAAGAGCTGGAAGAAGCTCTCAGGGAGAGCGTTCGCATCACAGCAGATCGCGAAGTAGCGCTTGACGCTGAGACCCAACACAGAACAATACTGGATCAAAAGGTTTCTATAGTCTCTCTGATTGACGCAGAATCTTaccagcattttttttttttttattgatcaaagataatattcttttattgtGTCCAGGTTGGGCAGCTGGAGCAACGATTACAGTCTATGCATAACGCCAAAAGTTTGAAATGCCACCAATGTCGACCGAACAGGCTGAAGCTGCAAGAGCTTCAGTCGCGATTGAGTCAGCTACTAGCAGAGAGGAGAGGCCACCTTCACGAGCTCTTCGACATGAAGTACGTACAGCAATGTTTTTCTCAGAAATTGGATTGCTACTGTTTGACTAAACGATGATTCCTATTTACTTATTTGCTGGCAGGCAAGAAGCTTTAGAAGCTGCCATCAGCGAAAGAGACGCACAGCTCGGCTTGCTCGAAGTATCCGGTATTAAGACGGCCAGGGCTGCGGAACGTGCTGATGATTTGAGGGCCGACCGGAAAAGGTTAATGCAAATGATGAAACAACAGGTAATAATCAATGATTAtggattttgtttaaataatgACAATACTACGAGAGAGGGATTTGATGATCGTAGAATGAGAAACGAGTCAAATTGTTACTCGAATACGAAGACGAGAGTCTTATCGCCATCGAAGGTGACGATTACCACGCAACAGACTCGACAGAAGACAGTGATGATCCCGTATGCAAATGAAATCGAGCAATATAGACATGCCGTCGAGGAAATGCATACCGATTCCGTACGCTGTTGGATGACAAAGACAATAATTCAGTGAATACTACTGGACATATCTCTGTAAAATGGTATTACGTCGAATTCGGATTCTTATTTGATTCATTTCTGAAGAGTGCTGATTgagacaaacaaaacaaaacatagtTACGTATGATAGTTAACTGCCAATGTTCAGCGTTTGATGGCCAATAATTTTCAACCAATCTT
Proteins encoded in this region:
- the LOC116921986 gene encoding LOW QUALITY PROTEIN: trichohyalin (The sequence of the model RefSeq protein was modified relative to this genomic sequence to represent the inferred CDS: deleted 1 base in 1 codon) — encoded protein: MDPMDRRGTGSSPGMMSGGGSGGGGGGLVPGSNSQHHRSRSATRTSSTNANRSYHSLDRDGHDREREFIPIREPRDGRDGRGGGDMRDRSLERGMDGMGGGSRRDRSMDRNAMMDEDMLYGGGGGRDVVGPGGMGGSGLALPRSARQSPAVDMAMKGGGGNNMMGNVGGGGLTNRESYLMEIQAQNADLSRELGTLKRELEMTNQKLGSSMHSIKTFWSPELKKERALRKEESAKYSLINDQLKLLNAENQKQAMLVRQLEEELRIRSMQNHHPSHEVRQQVETMYAENDHLSREVAILRETVKELELRIETQKQTLQSRDESIKKLLEMLQNKGMGSSLLVASPDVGELERLRSRLNESQTQTRYLQSMVNIRDQELDRARKESVLWQDKLKSLIQDPAHRGEHVTETWAALLETKESRIAIMERDISLLEKELLQQQQLMQQQRDHWVRSIEQSNPSTPVPRTATPSQQAAVAAAQLYRNSPVNNGQTAQHKDAIEELRMEIGKRDQELLAMGAKMKTLEEQHQDYQRHIAVLKESLCAKEEHYNMLQTDVEELRQRHEEKNRIIEKKTQIALQATQERNRFTAEVNEMRDHLDIRDRKINVLQRKIENLEDLLKEKDNQVDMARARMTAMQAHHCSSEGAVSSLEEAIGDKEKQITQLREQRDRAEQEKHEERDLHEREIAEYKMKLHTLESEVEKLGVRLDRALAEKDKLEAKLESSQSELGKSKAELDRVQGDAGKSSVEWESAKQRISRYEMENERLKSENERLRHDLDRSTSTFGRTQLNVTQEAERIQEKLDKTQAELRRALAELRMNQSEWERSRAEAEQLQEKVEKSQGEIYRLKAKLENAQSEKENLQEEYERCQGSVSRLHAERDKAVSDVEKVREELERCQSTLGKLQLQQEKTQQSYDKAQNDVDRLQERLDKALAESRKFQSEKEKYVYDFDNMQAQLDKSAGQLSRVQKEKENIQQEMERLRDKHDKNQALTMRLQKERDVVSQEAASLREKLELVQSQVAKATRDRELLLSETESSRERFDKVNQNLLKVQTERDDFAAELSLLRDRLEKSQANANKAMEERENTAKEMERLLEKSDRSQGEVYRLQGKLDTALAEQERLRSESDKCQLLASRAREDFRKAHEELQDVKESLDRALLQLSKSKEHEEKLKEELEKHSVDVEMLRERQEKSQSEYRRVYSEKEKLESELARVQFELERTSSQHSKAHATLEKTQEDFARKQVELEMISEKYDRMQVELRRVQSECDRYRTECETQKEEVDRFAARIGKYQDQQERTKEEQDKLAIEAERYKDRLARAQSDMEKLQSHKERTDQENARLKVELERQAENVKQTAMVSRSQAAAENAAELVRVQSELSRSQNEVQRLQSELARAQTEVERHRDKYETGQQEIQRLRLTCEKSDKELARVTQDMERRIALMTKTSSDQDRCQMEMDRLRIEIEKVKDKYDRAQAEVARLALKLEQEERDKEKLRIQVAQLESQKERALGTGQKQCEELTERNQKLQLECERLGQEKERANVQVQRLNLELEKHFSKFQENSQASKKELDRLVDEREKLAREIQTTKTENERLRDELHRLQRSLESSQGAKEESTKLQRMIDTMQNELGRLNAEREKLSANMSQKDKQWEKMEKQLVKLEAELKKVSTERDQVIAQLEKSQEMLVTFQHELQQSDQGLERTKQENERLKREQERILRDVEQGSRDVAQAKEKEFQRLQNHVQQQEKELAKSQQEMARDRQRAEKAERDLANAQRLLQERAGQLEGAASQAGQAVEMERKRAERAEQVARELQESLTQQKKLSEQQQQHLAQLQQQIGQQQQQLAAQQQQLAQQQQYLQKAAGEQGAKSETMAAATAEVQKLRKELSAVQQEAAKASAEKEKAAAQVVKIQQELKSAGVERERLQSQLEMLVNELSNRQLELQEATTTRSDGEETTKLRRQVEEQRKQLEELRRSSEQRAKQIEERQKALEEAERQAKKRKEALDQLDERLKQQQKGGPAAAGASGKQLAEKDSEIKQLKEDSQRAQSETERLLQLMQMTQEEQFAKDKTIMELQEALRVERSKRAQSNAADERSANQDPRGQNRSQFHHSYSEMTSSQTTEESGQEGENPPNDSLPKRTDYLPEKRDELATVVQQLEEVIRIKELCIDRLTKELNDARDQSALLEGQSAKSLDLKEDRIEELEEALRESVRITADREVALDAETQHRTILDQKVGQLEQRLQSMHNAKSLKCHQCRPNRLKLQELQSRLSQLLAERRGHLHELFDMKQEALEAAISERDAQLGLLEVSGIKTARAAERADDLRADRKRLMQMMKQQNEKRVKLLLEYEDESLIAIEGDDYHATDSTEDSDDPVCK